In the genome of Vicia villosa cultivar HV-30 ecotype Madison, WI linkage group LG7, Vvil1.0, whole genome shotgun sequence, one region contains:
- the LOC131617513 gene encoding probable methyltransferase At1g29790 encodes MSSNTNPPKPLTTNLLFIFLILFTNLITLFLSSTYNSSTCTPIFSTATTSAAVVDSGEAVVDGGNDDNFPPEFYASTSPQKLPLGFNRNFNSDTVHPPAGSACTLFPDDLRNFMSYDVNGSCPDDEVLSQRLLLKGCEPLPRRRCRPAAPKNFPPPIPFPASLWSTPSDSSVVWTAYTCKSYTCLIDRSRTQKGFDDCKDCFDLNGREKHRWTNPKSNGLDFSIDDVLKTREPGSVRTGLDLGGGVATFAVRMKDRNVTIITTSLNLNGPFNTFIASRGVVPLYMSISQRFPFFDNTLDIVHSMHVLSNWIPETLLHFLLFDVYRVLRPGGLFWLDHFFCVGDQLENVYGPMIESVGFKKVKWVTGKKLDKGPQFQEMYLSALLEKPFKDSW; translated from the coding sequence ATGAGTTCTAATActaaccctccaaaacccttaaCCACCAATTTACTCTTTATTTTCCTCATTTTATTCACAAATCTCATAACACTCTTTCTTTCTTCCACTTACAATTCCTCCACGTGTACACCAATTTTCTCAACCGCCACCACATCCGCCGCCGTTGTAGATAGCGGCGAAGCCGTTGTAGACGGCGGCAATGACGACAATTTCCCACCGGAATTCTATGCTTCCACGTCACCACAAAAACTCCCTCTTGGCTTCAACCGAAACTTCAACTCCGATACTGTCCACCCTCCCGCCGGCAGCGCTTGCACTCTCTTCCCCGACGATCTCCGCAATTTCATGTCCTACGACGTGAACGGATCTTGTCCTGACGACGAGGTTCTCTCTCAGAGACTCCTCTTAAAGGGATGCGAGCCTCTACCTCGTCGCCGCTGCCGCCCGGCGGCGCCAAAAAATTTCCCGCCGCCGATCCCTTTCCCTGCCAGCCTCTGGTCCACACCTTCCGATTCCTCCGTCGTGTGGACCGCTTACACGTGCAAATCCTACACGTGTCTCATCGATCGTTCCCGCACGCAGAAAGGCTTCGACGATTGCAAAGACTGTTTTGACCTCAACGGCCGAGAGAAGCATCGCTGGACAAACCCTAAATCCAACGGTCTAGATTTCAGCATCGACGATGTTTTAAAAACGCGAGAACCCGGTTCAGTTCGGACCGGTTTAGACCTAGGTGGTGGAGTTGCAACATTCGCGGTTAGAATGAAAGATAGAAACGTTACAATCATAACGACGTCGTTAAACTTAAACGGTCCTTTTAACACTTTTATAGCTTCAAGAGGGGTTGTTCCTTTGTACATGAGTATCTCTCAGAGATTTCCGTTTTTTGATAACACTTTGGATATTGTTCATTCGATGCATGTTTTGAGTAATTGGATACCCGAAACTTTGCTTCATTTTTTGTTGTTTGATGTTTATAGGGTTCTTAGGCCGGGTGGGTTGTTTTGGTTGGAccatttcttttgtgttggggaTCAGTTGGAGAATGTTTATGGGCCTATGATTGAGAGTGTTGGGTTCAAGAAAGTGAAATGGGTCACTGGGAAGAAGCTTGATAAGGGACCCCAGTTTCAAGAAATGTACCTCTCTGCTTTGTTGGAGAAGCCATTCAAGGATTCTTGGTGA
- the LOC131617515 gene encoding U-box domain-containing protein 21 has translation MVLSWTKGSRVFRRARKGKELLSNSCNDLQVEIAIPTHFRCPVTLDLMKDPVTLSTGITYDRDSIEKWIESGNKTCPVTKTELTSFDIIPNHSLRRMIQDWCVQHRSYGVERIPTPRIPVSAYQVKDTCTRILSAAQMGDENKVIELVKKIKGWGKESERNKKCIVSNGAALVLSNVFDSFSRGSIEKNFVVLEEILEVLTWMRPIPEEGRFLYLGSSNSLSCLVWFLNDKQQTSTRQSASLLLKEIHVDSLVKVEGIVESLVNMVKVNVGDVSTKACLSTIFHLVYSSKSKKVIIERFVELGLVSILLEILVDAEKGICEKALGVLNCLCDSENGVQIAKSNALTLPLVIKKLLRVSELSSSFVVSIVYKICDEAEEGVLIEAIQVGMFQKLLVLLQVGCADSTKEKATELLKLLNGYKSKAECVDSSLDLMHLKKPF, from the coding sequence ATGGTTTTATCATGGACAAAAGGTAGTAGAGTTTTCCGTCGTGCAAGAAAAGGCAAAGAGTTATTATCAAACTCATGCAACGATCTACAAGTGGAGATAGCGATTCCAACTCATTTCCGTTGCCCGGTGACACTAGATTTAATGAAAGATCCCGTTACACTTTCGACCGGCATAACCTACGACAGGGACAGCATCGAGAAATGGATCGAATCTGGTAACAAAACATGTCCGGTTACGAAAACCGAGTTAACGTCCTTCGACATCATTCCAAATCACTCCCTTCGTAGAATGATTCAAGATTGGTGCGTTCAACACCGTTCCTATGGAGTTGAAAGAATCCCAACACCTCGTATCCCCGTTTCTGCGTACCAGGTTAAAGACACGTGTACGAGGATCCTGTCGGCGGCGCAAATGGGAGACGAGAACAAGGTTATTGAACTGGTGAAGAAGATAAAGGGTTGGGGAAAAGAGAGTGAGAGGAACAAGAAATGTATAGTTTCAAATGGTGCTGCTCTTGTTCTTTCGAATGTTTTTGATTCTTTCTCACGTGGTTCTATTGAGAAgaattttgttgttttggaagAGATTTTGGAGGTGCTGACGTGGATGCGTCCTATTCCTGAAGAGGGTAGATTTCTCTATTTGGGATCTTCAAATTCTTTGAGTTGTTTGGTTTGGTTCTTAAATGATAAACAACAAACTTCAACTAGACAAAGTGCTTCTTTGTTGCTTAAGGAAATTCATGTTGACTCATTGGTGAAAGTTGAAGGAATAGTTGAATCTTTGGTGAACATGGTTAAGGTTAATGTCGGTGATGTTTCTACGAAAGCATGTTTGTCAACAATTTTCCACTTGGTTTACTCATCAAAGAGTAAAAAAGTGATTATAGAGAGGTTTGTTGAACTGGGTTTAGTTTCAATTTTATTGGAGATTCTAGTTGATGCTGAAAAAGGGATATGTGAGAAAGCTTTAGGCGTGTTGAACTGTCTTTGCGATAGTGAAAATGGGGTGCAAATAGCAAAGTCAAATGCTTTGACTTTGCCTCTTGttatcaagaagcttttgagggTTTCTGAATTGAGTTCAAGTTTTGTTGTTTCTATTGTTTACAAGATTTGTGATGAGGCTGAAGAAGGTGTTTTAATTGAGGCAATTCAAGTTGGGATGTTTCAGAAACTACTTGTTTTGTTGCAAGTGGGTTGTGCTGATAGTACAAAGGAGAAAGCTACTGAGTTGTTGAAGTTATTGAATGGTTATAAGAGCAAAGCAGAGTGTGTTGATTCATCATTGGATCTCATGCATCTAAAGAAGCCATTCTAA